One segment of Nocardioides sp. QY071 DNA contains the following:
- a CDS encoding ABC transporter permease, whose product MSVWRPAQRMARRSIRRNLARSILIALLIGLPVAVATFSDVLHRSSDSPAAYAQRNLGSADAKLVVTPAERIKDFRLISEWNGGYSTVGERDPATVDVPGLLPPGTELEVAGASDGGPFLLLRKGDRYDEGPLSQATMPSVFQPDRLQLRDGAYPGAGEIAISQRTADKLRVGPGDVVTDDLSGTEITVSGIVRDAQCLRCSSSYAQPGQQVVPKPRADGPYDNSPTYLVDLPPGVSADALAHRLAQQGVLLYPRDTYLHRDRYQTWDEPVTLDQVRGVALTTLIVGLGLLEVILLAGAAFAVGARKQVRDMGLISAGGASPRQLRAVLLVQGATLGVLGTAGGVAAGLLVARLGWPLWEWLNGEVLPVFRIGPEVLIAVVVGVLSGVLAAVVPAIGAARKQPLDALSGRFRTSRQHSRRTAIVGVLAIGAGVVLGLVGSGMMAGDFAAYGDALSTARLTGVSLQAPSPTVPIALVLAGAVAGVAGLVLVMPSLLGLLGRIGARLPLPGRLAVRDADRHRHRTGPATSAIMLAVAGSVVAAFAMTGSARADEARWLPDLPEHTMRVYAQYGDGQAETTAITTAATERAAAVLPGAQVLAPFELGYAVPESQQELGATPVQSIWFNDNLACDSSCVTYGSTGSAAIADPAVVRLTLGRDLTAEEQAALDRGEVLATSPSMVDADGKVTASLDLKIDAEGAEADIPRLELPARVAPRTTFYTSLPGVFMSAETAAANGLVPIPDATRLITYAADATPAEVRAGVRAAREGHRAGASIGEPYHDDYGIALLVVGGVAGLVTLIGVAIAVALSAAEGRRELATLSAVGADPAVRRRLAGAQALVISGVGALVGVLLGSFVSYALRATFGAPSFTVPWANLAGVGLGVPVLAALLTAACTRSKVPVLERRA is encoded by the coding sequence GTGAGCGTGTGGCGGCCGGCCCAGCGGATGGCCCGGCGCTCGATCCGCCGCAACCTCGCCCGGTCGATCCTGATCGCGCTGCTCATCGGGCTCCCGGTCGCGGTGGCCACGTTCAGCGACGTGCTGCACCGCTCGAGCGACTCCCCGGCGGCGTACGCCCAGCGGAACCTCGGCAGCGCCGACGCCAAGCTCGTCGTCACCCCGGCGGAGCGGATCAAGGACTTCCGCCTCATCTCCGAGTGGAACGGCGGCTACTCCACCGTCGGCGAGCGCGACCCCGCGACGGTCGACGTGCCCGGCCTGCTGCCGCCGGGGACCGAGCTCGAGGTCGCCGGCGCGAGCGACGGCGGTCCGTTCCTGCTGCTCCGCAAGGGTGACCGTTACGACGAGGGGCCCCTGTCCCAGGCGACGATGCCGTCGGTCTTCCAGCCCGACCGGCTCCAGCTGCGCGACGGCGCGTACCCCGGCGCCGGCGAGATCGCGATCAGCCAGCGCACCGCGGACAAGCTCCGTGTCGGCCCGGGCGACGTGGTCACCGACGACCTGTCCGGCACCGAGATCACCGTCAGCGGCATCGTCCGCGACGCGCAGTGCCTGCGCTGCAGCAGCTCCTACGCCCAGCCGGGGCAGCAGGTCGTCCCGAAGCCGCGGGCCGACGGGCCCTACGACAACTCGCCGACGTACCTCGTCGACCTGCCGCCCGGAGTGAGCGCCGACGCGCTCGCGCACCGCCTCGCCCAGCAGGGCGTCCTGCTCTACCCGCGCGACACCTACCTCCACCGGGACCGCTACCAGACCTGGGACGAGCCGGTCACCCTCGACCAGGTGCGCGGGGTCGCGCTGACCACCCTGATCGTGGGACTCGGCCTGCTCGAGGTGATCCTGCTGGCCGGCGCGGCCTTCGCGGTCGGCGCGCGCAAGCAGGTCCGCGACATGGGCCTGATCAGCGCCGGCGGCGCCTCGCCGCGCCAGCTGCGGGCGGTCCTGCTCGTCCAGGGCGCCACCCTCGGCGTGCTCGGCACCGCCGGCGGGGTCGCCGCCGGCCTGTTGGTCGCCCGCCTCGGCTGGCCGCTGTGGGAGTGGCTCAACGGCGAGGTGCTGCCGGTCTTCCGGATCGGGCCCGAGGTGCTGATCGCGGTCGTGGTCGGCGTGCTGTCCGGGGTGCTGGCGGCCGTCGTCCCCGCGATCGGCGCGGCCCGCAAGCAGCCGCTCGACGCGCTGTCGGGCCGGTTCCGGACCAGTCGGCAGCACTCCCGGCGGACCGCTATCGTGGGAGTCCTCGCCATCGGCGCCGGCGTCGTCCTCGGCCTGGTCGGCAGCGGCATGATGGCCGGCGACTTCGCGGCGTACGGCGACGCGCTGTCCACCGCCCGCCTCACCGGGGTCTCGCTCCAGGCGCCCAGCCCGACCGTCCCGATCGCGCTCGTGCTCGCCGGTGCTGTCGCGGGCGTCGCCGGCCTGGTACTGGTGATGCCGTCCCTGCTCGGCCTGCTGGGCCGGATCGGCGCCCGGCTGCCGCTGCCCGGACGACTGGCGGTGCGCGACGCCGACCGCCACCGCCACCGCACCGGACCCGCCACCAGCGCGATCATGCTGGCCGTCGCCGGATCGGTCGTGGCGGCGTTCGCGATGACCGGGTCGGCGCGCGCCGACGAGGCCCGCTGGCTGCCGGACCTGCCGGAGCACACGATGCGGGTCTACGCGCAGTACGGCGACGGCCAGGCCGAGACCACTGCGATCACCACCGCGGCGACCGAGCGGGCGGCGGCCGTCCTCCCCGGCGCGCAGGTGCTGGCCCCCTTCGAGCTCGGCTACGCCGTACCGGAGTCCCAGCAGGAGCTGGGCGCGACACCGGTCCAGTCGATCTGGTTCAACGACAACCTGGCCTGCGACAGCAGCTGCGTCACCTACGGCAGCACCGGCTCGGCGGCGATCGCGGACCCGGCGGTGGTGCGGCTCACCCTCGGGCGGGACCTCACCGCCGAGGAGCAGGCGGCCCTCGACCGAGGAGAGGTCCTCGCCACCTCGCCGTCGATGGTCGACGCCGACGGCAAGGTCACTGCGAGCCTCGACCTCAAGATCGACGCGGAGGGCGCCGAGGCGGACATCCCGCGGCTGGAGCTGCCCGCGCGGGTGGCGCCGCGCACGACCTTCTACACCTCGTTGCCCGGTGTCTTCATGAGCGCCGAGACGGCCGCCGCGAACGGGCTGGTGCCGATCCCCGACGCCACCCGGCTGATCACCTACGCCGCCGACGCCACGCCGGCCGAGGTGCGGGCCGGCGTACGCGCGGCGCGGGAGGGACACCGTGCAGGTGCCTCGATCGGGGAGCCGTACCACGACGACTACGGCATCGCGCTGCTCGTCGTCGGCGGCGTCGCCGGGCTGGTCACCCTGATCGGCGTCGCGATCGCCGTCGCGCTCTCCGCGGCCGAGGGCCGTCGCGAGCTGGCGACCCTGTCCGCGGTGGGAGCCGATCCCGCCGTACGACGCCGGCTGGCCGGCGCGCAGGCCCTGGTCATCTCGGGGGTCGGCGCTCTGGTCGGAGTGCTGCTCGGCAGCTTCGTGTCCTACGCCCTGCGGGCGACGTTCGGGGCGCCGTCGTTCACGGTGCCGTGGGCGAACCTCGCGGGCGTGGGGCTCGGGGTTCCGGTGCTCGCGGCGCTGCTGACCGCGGCGTGCACGCGCTCGAAGGTGCCCGTGCTGGAGCGGCGAGCTTGA
- a CDS encoding ATP-binding cassette domain-containing protein, which produces MGHVEVAGVRFELPDGRVLLDDVSFRVGDGAKVALVGANGAGKTTLLRIITGDLVPHAGAVTRSGGLGVMRQMVDRGLGDEPTIADLLLGLAPERVRKAAAEVDRWELALMDTDDEATQLAYAHALAEYADAGGYDVEVVWDVCTVKALALPYDRAKYRELRTLSGGEQKRLVLEYLLAGPEEVLLLDEPDNFLDVPGKIWLEQRIAASDKTILFISHDRELLANAATHVVTVELGAGGGGNSVWTHPGGFASYHEARKDRFARFAELRRRWDEEHAKIKALVLRLKIKAEYNDGMSSQYRAAQTRLRKFEEAGPPTEQPREQQVTMRLSGARTGKRAVVCESLELTGLMKPFDLEVWYGDRLAVLGSNGSGKSHFLRLLAAGGSDPDVEHRPVGDVEIAPVRHSGRARLGARVRPGWFVQTHEHPELVGRTLVEILHRGDGVPNGRQGMGREQASRVLDRYELAASAEQPFESLSGGQQARFQILLLELSGATLLLLDEPTDNLDVQSAEALEEGLAAFDGTVVAVTHDRWFARGFDRFCVFGADGTVYESDGPVWDEGRVARAR; this is translated from the coding sequence GTGGGTCATGTGGAGGTCGCCGGTGTCCGGTTCGAGCTGCCCGACGGGCGGGTGCTGCTCGACGACGTGTCGTTCCGGGTCGGGGACGGCGCCAAGGTCGCGCTGGTCGGCGCCAACGGTGCGGGCAAGACCACCCTGCTGCGCATCATCACGGGCGACCTCGTGCCCCACGCCGGTGCGGTCACCCGCTCCGGCGGGCTCGGCGTGATGCGCCAGATGGTCGACCGCGGCCTCGGCGACGAGCCGACCATCGCGGACCTGCTGCTCGGCCTCGCGCCCGAGCGGGTCCGCAAGGCGGCGGCCGAGGTCGACCGCTGGGAGCTGGCCCTGATGGACACCGACGACGAGGCCACCCAGCTGGCCTACGCCCACGCCCTGGCCGAGTACGCCGACGCCGGCGGCTACGACGTCGAGGTGGTCTGGGACGTGTGCACCGTCAAGGCGCTGGCACTGCCCTACGACCGGGCGAAGTACCGCGAGCTGCGCACGTTGAGCGGCGGCGAGCAGAAGCGGCTCGTGCTCGAGTACCTCCTCGCCGGACCGGAGGAGGTGCTGCTCCTCGACGAGCCCGACAACTTCCTCGACGTCCCCGGCAAGATCTGGCTGGAGCAGCGGATCGCCGCCTCCGACAAGACGATCCTGTTCATCAGCCACGACCGCGAGCTGCTCGCCAACGCCGCCACCCACGTGGTCACCGTCGAGCTCGGGGCGGGCGGCGGGGGCAACAGCGTCTGGACGCACCCGGGCGGCTTCGCGTCGTACCACGAGGCCAGGAAGGACCGGTTCGCCCGCTTCGCCGAGCTGCGCCGGCGCTGGGACGAGGAGCACGCCAAGATCAAGGCCCTGGTGCTGCGGCTCAAGATCAAGGCGGAGTACAACGACGGCATGTCGTCGCAGTACCGCGCGGCGCAGACCCGGCTGCGCAAGTTCGAGGAGGCCGGCCCGCCGACCGAGCAGCCGCGCGAGCAGCAGGTCACGATGCGGCTCTCGGGGGCGCGGACCGGCAAGCGCGCGGTGGTGTGCGAGTCGCTGGAGCTGACCGGCCTGATGAAGCCTTTCGACCTCGAGGTCTGGTACGGCGACCGGCTGGCCGTGCTGGGGTCCAACGGCTCCGGCAAGTCCCACTTCCTGCGGCTGCTCGCCGCGGGCGGCAGCGACCCCGACGTGGAGCACCGCCCGGTCGGGGACGTCGAGATCGCGCCGGTGCGGCACAGCGGTCGGGCCCGGCTGGGTGCCCGGGTGCGGCCGGGCTGGTTCGTGCAGACCCACGAGCACCCCGAGCTGGTCGGCCGGACGCTGGTCGAGATCCTGCACCGCGGCGACGGCGTACCGAACGGGCGCCAGGGGATGGGGCGCGAGCAGGCGAGCCGGGTCCTCGACCGCTACGAGCTCGCGGCCAGTGCCGAGCAGCCCTTCGAGTCGCTGTCCGGCGGTCAGCAGGCACGCTTCCAGATCCTGCTGCTCGAGCTGTCCGGGGCGACCCTGCTGCTGCTCGACGAGCCCACCGACAACCTCGACGTGCAGTCTGCCGAGGCCCTCGAGGAGGGCCTGGCCGCCTTCGATGGGACCGTCGTCGCGGTCACCCACGACCGCTGGTTCGCCCGCGGGTTCGACCGGTTCTGCGTGTTCGGCGCCGACGGCACGGTCTACGAGTCCGACGGGCCGGTCTGGGACGAGGGACGAGTGGCCCGGGCCCGATGA
- a CDS encoding GNAT family N-acetyltransferase — protein MSALELVTIGPGDDAAILAWADVVAASLRHELGHHATPWAAEELAVVVREPDRLRRDSFLLGLVGGEPVAAGWLAVRLLDNLDGAQLDVHVLPSHRRRGLGGQLLDRLEELAAGEGRTRLDARAQWTYDGPADGAGTAGIAFAARHGYGFGIGEVQRELPLPATDDRLAELAAGAAAHHAAYRIVSWAGPIPDDLVAGWLAVSSTLLTEAPAGEVTREEESADVAAYRTAEALQARQGRTPWHTVALDGAGEVVGYTQLMVPDHEPVFVHQWGTLVRRDHRGHRLGLALKVANLRALQRDLDTTGRRVVTWNAEVNGPMIAVNELMGFAPTARSAELQKIAAPRD, from the coding sequence ATGAGTGCGCTGGAGCTGGTCACGATCGGGCCGGGCGACGACGCCGCGATCCTCGCCTGGGCCGACGTGGTCGCGGCCTCGCTGCGCCACGAGCTCGGCCACCACGCGACGCCGTGGGCCGCCGAGGAGCTCGCGGTCGTCGTACGTGAGCCGGACCGGCTGCGCCGCGACTCCTTCCTGCTCGGGCTGGTCGGCGGGGAGCCGGTCGCCGCCGGCTGGCTGGCGGTGCGCCTGCTCGACAACCTCGACGGAGCCCAGCTCGACGTCCACGTGCTGCCGTCCCACCGCCGCCGCGGCCTGGGCGGGCAGCTGCTGGACCGGCTCGAGGAGCTCGCGGCCGGCGAGGGCCGGACCCGCCTCGATGCCCGCGCCCAGTGGACCTACGACGGTCCCGCCGACGGCGCCGGTACGGCCGGGATCGCCTTCGCGGCCCGCCACGGCTACGGGTTCGGGATCGGCGAGGTGCAGCGCGAGCTGCCGCTGCCCGCCACGGACGACCGGCTCGCGGAGCTGGCCGCTGGTGCGGCGGCGCACCACGCGGCGTACCGGATCGTGTCGTGGGCCGGGCCGATCCCCGACGACCTCGTCGCCGGCTGGCTGGCCGTCTCCAGCACCCTGCTGACCGAGGCGCCGGCCGGTGAGGTGACGCGCGAGGAGGAGTCCGCCGACGTCGCGGCGTACCGCACCGCCGAGGCGCTCCAGGCCCGCCAGGGCCGCACGCCGTGGCACACGGTCGCGCTCGACGGTGCCGGTGAGGTCGTCGGCTACACGCAGCTGATGGTCCCCGACCACGAGCCCGTCTTCGTGCACCAGTGGGGCACGCTGGTGCGGCGCGACCACCGCGGGCACCGGCTCGGCCTGGCGCTCAAGGTCGCGAACCTGCGGGCCCTGCAGCGCGACCTCGACACGACCGGGCGCCGCGTCGTGACCTGGAACGCCGAGGTCAACGGCCCGATGATCGCCGTCAACGAGCTGATGGGCTTCGCGCCGACCGCCCGCTCGGCCGAGCTGCAGAAGATCGCCGCCCCGCGCGATTAA
- a CDS encoding DUF5302 domain-containing protein has product MTANGANDDLKAKMREALDRKNHKEQGVHADGPTKEKAHGSEVVGGAPKMHRRKAGGGGS; this is encoded by the coding sequence ATGACTGCCAACGGTGCGAACGACGATCTCAAGGCGAAGATGCGCGAGGCCCTCGACCGCAAGAACCACAAGGAGCAGGGCGTCCACGCGGACGGGCCGACCAAGGAGAAGGCACACGGCTCCGAGGTCGTCGGCGGCGCTCCGAAGATGCACCGGCGCAAGGCCGGGGGCGGCGGCTCCTAG
- a CDS encoding trypsin-like peptidase domain-containing protein has product MTQFPPPPPFPPASFGPTPSPQRRPRRAGFAVAVLTGALVVGGGAGVATAAIYDSASGGSGGSGNTPLSVVDNGNPKPASGSVEAVAAAVLPSVVALDVSGGGAAGSGSGVVLDTEGLILTNDHVVTLGGEIPADQAEVTVSFNNGKKVRATVVGTDPLTDTALVKVEGVADLKPITIGKSSNLDVGEQVVAIGSPFGLDATVTSGIVSALDRPVEVARDAQGNATAYPAIQTDAAINPGNSGGPLVNMDGQLVGINASIRSTSSGQQGAESGSIGLGFAIPIDEVLPIIDQLRSGETPTHARLGIQVADVGGTAGSSDTTLSGARIAQLEKGSAAADAGLKQDDVITAIDSHQIDGSEALIATIRSYRPGDSVKVTYLRGGKESTTELKLGSDS; this is encoded by the coding sequence ATGACCCAGTTCCCGCCGCCGCCTCCGTTCCCGCCGGCCTCGTTCGGACCGACGCCGTCCCCACAGCGGCGTCCCCGCCGGGCCGGGTTCGCGGTGGCGGTGCTGACCGGTGCCCTGGTGGTCGGTGGCGGGGCCGGGGTCGCCACGGCGGCGATCTACGACAGCGCGTCGGGCGGCTCCGGTGGTTCCGGCAACACACCCCTCTCGGTGGTCGACAACGGCAACCCCAAGCCGGCGTCGGGCAGCGTGGAGGCGGTCGCTGCCGCCGTACTGCCGTCCGTGGTGGCGCTCGACGTCAGCGGCGGCGGGGCGGCGGGCAGCGGGTCGGGTGTCGTGCTCGACACGGAGGGCCTGATCCTCACCAACGACCACGTGGTGACCCTCGGCGGGGAGATCCCGGCCGACCAGGCCGAGGTGACCGTGTCGTTCAACAACGGCAAGAAGGTGCGCGCCACCGTCGTCGGCACCGACCCGCTGACCGACACCGCGCTGGTCAAGGTCGAGGGCGTCGCCGACCTGAAGCCGATCACCATCGGCAAGTCGAGCAACCTCGACGTGGGCGAGCAGGTCGTCGCGATCGGGTCGCCCTTCGGCCTGGACGCTACGGTCACCAGCGGCATCGTCAGCGCGCTCGACCGCCCTGTCGAGGTCGCCCGCGACGCGCAGGGCAACGCCACGGCGTACCCCGCCATCCAGACCGACGCGGCGATCAACCCGGGCAACAGTGGCGGCCCGCTGGTCAACATGGACGGCCAGCTGGTCGGCATCAACGCGTCCATCCGGTCGACGTCGTCGGGTCAGCAGGGTGCCGAGTCGGGCTCGATCGGACTGGGCTTCGCGATCCCGATCGACGAGGTGCTGCCGATCATCGACCAGCTCCGGTCGGGCGAGACGCCGACGCACGCACGGCTGGGCATCCAGGTCGCCGACGTCGGTGGTACGGCGGGCTCGAGCGACACCACGCTCAGCGGCGCCCGCATCGCCCAGCTCGAGAAGGGCTCGGCCGCGGCCGACGCCGGCCTGAAGCAGGACGACGTCATCACCGCGATCGACTCCCACCAGATCGACGGCAGCGAGGCTCTGATCGCGACGATCCGCTCCTACCGACCCGGCGACAGCGTCAAGGTGACCTACCTGCGGGGCGGCAAGGAGAGCACGACCGAGCTCAAGCTCGGCTCGGACTCCTAG
- a CDS encoding type IV toxin-antitoxin system AbiEi family antitoxin domain-containing protein — protein sequence MNARVVALMSAQGGLVTRRQAMEAGMAGHQIDGLLRSGSWVTVRRGVYAEKAYVDALTTDVQRRVLADRAASLRVDAPHVLSHHSSAHLQQLEVLHERKPITHVGRPGIVGSHLRHGVKHHLAPYRGEQVVLVDGFPALDLARTSLDIAREHGYLQGLVAADSALRAGATRVDLSVAAAAMRHWPYVTVVDDVVASTSPLTDSVAETLGRDFVSELGYGVPQPQFGLTADGRTAWCDLRLGRHFFEIDSKLKLRPAHAGGLSLKPPEETLWDEKLRQDFVTGFKTGVSRLTWNDFFGRGRTTALERCRREFLDTCSRFGTDVSDLAQFRPRGPKPRVVVQRGPVLPRWSP from the coding sequence ATGAACGCTCGGGTAGTGGCGCTGATGAGCGCGCAAGGAGGACTGGTCACGAGACGCCAGGCGATGGAGGCGGGGATGGCCGGTCACCAGATCGACGGCCTGCTCCGGTCGGGCTCGTGGGTCACGGTGCGGCGCGGCGTCTATGCCGAGAAGGCGTACGTCGACGCGCTCACCACGGACGTCCAGCGTCGGGTGCTCGCCGACCGTGCCGCGAGCCTGCGCGTCGATGCCCCGCACGTCCTGTCCCACCACTCCTCGGCCCACCTCCAGCAGTTGGAGGTCCTCCACGAGCGAAAGCCGATCACGCACGTCGGCCGTCCCGGCATCGTCGGCTCCCACCTGCGCCACGGAGTGAAGCACCACCTGGCGCCGTACCGGGGCGAACAGGTGGTGCTTGTCGACGGCTTTCCTGCCCTCGACCTGGCGCGGACCAGTCTCGACATCGCCCGCGAGCACGGCTACCTCCAGGGCCTCGTTGCCGCTGACTCCGCGCTCCGGGCGGGCGCGACGCGGGTGGACCTCTCGGTGGCGGCCGCCGCGATGAGGCACTGGCCATATGTCACCGTGGTCGACGACGTCGTCGCGTCGACGTCGCCGCTGACCGACTCTGTCGCCGAGACCCTCGGGAGGGACTTCGTGTCCGAGCTCGGGTACGGCGTTCCGCAGCCCCAGTTCGGGTTGACCGCGGACGGTCGCACGGCATGGTGCGATCTTCGTCTGGGCCGGCACTTCTTCGAGATCGACAGCAAGCTGAAGCTGCGGCCTGCCCATGCCGGCGGTCTGTCGTTGAAGCCACCCGAGGAGACGCTCTGGGACGAGAAGCTCCGCCAGGACTTCGTGACCGGCTTCAAGACCGGCGTGTCACGGCTGACCTGGAACGACTTCTTCGGCCGCGGGCGCACCACCGCCCTCGAGCGCTGTCGGCGCGAGTTCCTCGACACCTGCTCCCGGTTCGGTACGGACGTCTCCGACCTCGCGCAGTTCCGACCTCGTGGTCCCAAACCGCGGGTCGTCGTACAGCGCGGGCCGGTCCTTCCGCGCTGGTCGCCGTGA
- a CDS encoding long-chain-fatty-acid--CoA ligase, protein MSATTESTTPPTKAWPPATPPEPTYVEDRLNYWAEATPDAEAMTYLGRTWTWKEWHDRVHRAAGGLRDLGIARGDVVSFLDKNHPACVEISLAAGSIGAANAIINWRSAGDEIDYAVNDSGAKVLFVGRELMPTITAIRDRLPNVQKIIEVTPEGGEDDEYEQFLASSTPCDDGPDVLEDDVCLVMYSSGTTGRPKGVMLTHRNMVRHTINGHDGWGFEPGDKSMVAMPLFHVGGSSYVLFGIHDGIPSVMTREPDAASLAGAIMAGANRTFLVPAVLAQVLQAGPDAVKLFGLLKTYTYGAAPMPPPLLRAAMEAWPDTDFIQVYGLTEVAGVATHLMPEDHRTAEADGHPERLVSAGKPLPECEVRIVDPASLTDVGVGEHGEIWLKTPQLMKGFLNKPEATAEVITDDGWFRTGDMGHVDEDGYVFVSDRLKDMIITGGENVYSPEVERVLSEHPGVLEVAVIGVPDPTWGESVKAVVALREGSDATEVELIEWTRERLAHYKAPKSVDIITALPRNPTGKILKRELRKPYWEEQERQV, encoded by the coding sequence GTGAGCGCGACGACGGAGTCCACCACCCCACCGACCAAGGCCTGGCCGCCCGCCACGCCGCCCGAGCCCACCTACGTCGAGGACCGGCTCAACTACTGGGCCGAGGCCACGCCCGACGCCGAGGCGATGACCTACCTCGGCCGCACCTGGACGTGGAAGGAGTGGCACGACCGGGTCCACCGTGCGGCCGGCGGGCTGCGCGACCTCGGCATCGCGCGCGGTGACGTCGTCTCGTTCCTCGACAAGAACCACCCGGCCTGCGTGGAGATCAGCCTCGCCGCCGGCTCGATCGGCGCCGCCAACGCGATCATCAACTGGCGCTCGGCGGGCGACGAGATCGACTACGCCGTCAACGACTCCGGCGCGAAGGTGCTCTTCGTCGGCCGCGAGCTGATGCCGACCATCACGGCGATCCGCGACCGGCTGCCGAACGTGCAGAAGATCATCGAGGTCACCCCCGAGGGCGGGGAGGACGACGAGTACGAGCAGTTCCTCGCCTCGTCCACCCCGTGCGACGACGGTCCCGACGTGCTCGAGGACGATGTGTGCCTGGTGATGTACTCCTCCGGCACGACCGGGCGGCCCAAGGGCGTCATGCTCACCCACCGCAACATGGTCCGGCACACGATCAACGGCCACGACGGCTGGGGATTCGAGCCCGGCGACAAGTCGATGGTGGCCATGCCGCTGTTCCACGTCGGCGGGTCGTCGTACGTCCTGTTCGGCATCCACGACGGCATCCCCAGCGTGATGACCCGCGAGCCCGACGCCGCCTCGCTCGCCGGCGCGATCATGGCCGGCGCCAACCGCACCTTCCTCGTCCCCGCCGTCCTGGCCCAGGTGCTCCAGGCGGGTCCCGACGCGGTGAAGCTGTTCGGGCTGCTCAAGACCTACACCTACGGCGCCGCGCCGATGCCGCCGCCGCTGCTGCGCGCCGCGATGGAGGCCTGGCCCGACACCGACTTCATCCAGGTCTACGGACTCACCGAGGTCGCCGGCGTCGCCACCCACCTGATGCCCGAGGACCACCGCACCGCCGAGGCCGACGGCCACCCGGAGCGACTCGTCTCGGCCGGCAAGCCGCTGCCCGAGTGCGAGGTCCGGATCGTCGACCCTGCGTCGTTGACGGACGTGGGAGTGGGCGAGCACGGGGAGATCTGGCTGAAGACCCCGCAGCTGATGAAGGGCTTCCTCAACAAGCCGGAGGCCACCGCCGAGGTGATCACCGACGACGGCTGGTTCCGCACCGGCGACATGGGTCACGTCGACGAGGACGGCTACGTCTTCGTCTCCGACCGGCTCAAGGACATGATCATCACCGGCGGCGAGAACGTGTACTCCCCCGAGGTCGAGCGGGTCCTCTCCGAGCACCCGGGCGTGCTCGAGGTCGCGGTGATCGGCGTACCCGATCCGACGTGGGGCGAGTCGGTCAAGGCCGTCGTCGCGCTGCGCGAGGGCTCGGACGCCACCGAGGTCGAGCTGATCGAGTGGACCCGCGAGCGGCTCGCGCACTACAAGGCGCCGAAGTCGGTCGACATCATCACCGCGCTGCCACGCAACCCCACCGGCAAGATCCTCAAGCGCGAACTGCGCAAGCCGTACTGGGAGGAGCAGGAGCGGCAGGTCTGA